In Lasioglossum baleicum chromosome 1, iyLasBale1, whole genome shotgun sequence, the genomic window TAAATGCGGATAAAATAAAGCCGTAGTCATACTTATTCAAGATATATATGTAACTAGTGGTATCAACCTTTTGCAACCGTTTTTGTTCCTTCTTGTCTTCCGCCTTCGAAGGTATTTGTTCATCATCGTCTTCttcttcaatttccacttcgtcACCCTGGTCATTCTTGGATTCGCCATCTGCCTTTTCAtcgtcatcttcttcctcggacGCACTTTCTTCTGTTTAATAAAACAAGCATTAGTCTCTGTGATGCAGATTAGTTTTCTACTATATTAAAAGAGCATATACCAtcgtttagtttaaaatcatgATCCATAAGAGCGCGGGCCTCCGGTGGAATGTAGGTTTGATCGTGACGGCTGTCTGAGAATGGTGACAGATGGGGTGGAAGAATACAACCCATTAAATACTTTTCCACGGGCATCAACTCTCTCGCATTAACGGAATCGAAGACCCATTGCGGTTGTACATAATACCTGTGAAAATAGAAGCAATTAAATGAGTCATATTAATTGAGTAAACACAATTATTGTAAAGTAGAGAAACTATAGATCACCTGGAGATATACTGTTTGCTCATGCTAGGTCTGTCTACTATTTGGTGAGTTATTGTCTCGTCAGTTTCGTCAAATGTTGCTCCAACAAACAGCAATTTATCCCAAGACACTTCGGCTCCGAAACAACGTAAAACAAAAACTAATGGTTCTCTTGGTACTTCTCTGTTCAGAAAAACTTTCAGACCTTTAAACAACGTTTTcagctttttaattttttctgctTCTGCTTTAGCTTCTTCCACTTTCGTGGTATCGCCGCCTTGCTGTaagggaaaattaaaaatatagatttttgaacgtgattttcattttatttgtactTACACTTGCAAACTGGTCCATCTCCAATTCTTCGTCTTCTGCAGTTTGCACAGAAGGATCCAGAGCTATCAATGGTAAGTTTAATGCACTTATTCTTTCCGATACATAGACCTCTTCGTCCACAAGTgttttttcagtattttctgTACAGAAAGAGTTAATGTTAGATTAAAGCGCtacatataaaagaaacttAATGAAAAATGGTCTTACCACTGCTAGTAAGTTTTGGCGGATAATACAAGTTAAGTGTGTGATAGAGCCTAAAATTAACAAAGCCTAACATTATGATATAAAACTCTACAAATATGGACATCAGTTTAAAATCCACTTCGTTCTTTGCTTGAGGCTCGAAGCAGAAATGATGCGGTACTATCCAATTAATTGTTTGACCCTTAATTTCAGCTTGGTAATAATATCCCTTAATGGATACGAACACTTTGCGTAGAGCCTTAGCagaaattacagcatgtaggaATTCTATGCTTAATCTTCTGCATAATAGAGATTGGTCTCTTGGTATATGTTTAAGAGATGGAAATGTACTAAATAAGAAACATAGTGTCAAACAATCATCTAGATCTCTTAGGGCATCGATAAATGTTGGATAACGCTCTTTAACGATATGATCCAATGTCAATGTTGGATGATTGTTCAGGTATCTCTTCATGTCGGAAAATTCTCTCAGAGCTTTGGCTTTGGCCACTTTTTT contains:
- the LOC143213410 gene encoding pescadillo homolog isoform X1 — protein: MVVIGKKKYQSGEGAQFMSRKAALKKLQLSLNDFRRLCILKGIYPREPRNRKRAQKGEPGIKTLYHKKDIQFVMHEPIIWKMREYKVFHKKVAKAKALREFSDMKRYLNNHPTLTLDHIVKERYPTFIDALRDLDDCLTLCFLFSTFPSLKHIPRDQSLLCRRLSIEFLHAVISAKALRKVFVSIKGYYYQAEIKGQTINWIVPHHFCFEPQAKNEVDFKLMSIFVEFYIIMLGFVNFRLYHTLNLYYPPKLTSSENTEKTLVDEEVYVSERISALNLPLIALDPSVQTAEDEELEMDQFASQGGDTTKVEEAKAEAEKIKKLKTLFKGLKVFLNREVPREPLVFVLRCFGAEVSWDKLLFVGATFDETDETITHQIVDRPSMSKQYISRYYVQPQWVFDSVNARELMPVEKYLMGCILPPHLSPFSDSRHDQTYIPPEARALMDHDFKLNDEESASEEEDDDEKADGESKNDQGDEVEIEEEDDDEQIPSKAEDKKEQKRLQKKKAMKVKSGTVTKEDPWERNRQERQEYRLRERMIKKKHRNLYRSMMKGREERSKEIWLLRKKRRIHDETAKQKRKEERKQKKTTPVQ
- the LOC143213410 gene encoding pescadillo homolog isoform X2, whose translation is MKRYLNNHPTLTLDHIVKERYPTFIDALRDLDDCLTLCFLFSTFPSLKHIPRDQSLLCRRLSIEFLHAVISAKALRKVFVSIKGYYYQAEIKGQTINWIVPHHFCFEPQAKNEVDFKLMSIFVEFYIIMLGFVNFRLYHTLNLYYPPKLTSSENTEKTLVDEEVYVSERISALNLPLIALDPSVQTAEDEELEMDQFASQGGDTTKVEEAKAEAEKIKKLKTLFKGLKVFLNREVPREPLVFVLRCFGAEVSWDKLLFVGATFDETDETITHQIVDRPSMSKQYISRYYVQPQWVFDSVNARELMPVEKYLMGCILPPHLSPFSDSRHDQTYIPPEARALMDHDFKLNDEESASEEEDDDEKADGESKNDQGDEVEIEEEDDDEQIPSKAEDKKEQKRLQKKKAMKVKSGTVTKEDPWERNRQERQEYRLRERMIKKKHRNLYRSMMKGREERSKEIWLLRKKRRIHDETAKQKRKEERKQKKTTPVQ